In Gammaproteobacteria bacterium, one genomic interval encodes:
- the rpmG gene encoding 50S ribosomal protein L33: MREKIRLVSTAGTGHFYTTTKNRRTHPEKMEVKKYDPRARKHVTYKEAKIK; the protein is encoded by the coding sequence ATGCGGGAAAAAATCAGGTTGGTTTCCACGGCCGGGACCGGTCACTTCTATACGACTACCAAGAACCGCAGGACGCACCCGGAGAAGATGGAAGTCAAGAAATACGACCCGCGCGCGCGCAAGCACGTTACCTACAAGGAAGCCAAGATCAAGTAG
- the rpmB gene encoding 50S ribosomal protein L28 — translation MSRVCQVTGKRPMSGNTVSHAHNKRRRRFLPNLHTHRFWVESEKRYVKLRVSRKGMKIIDRDGIETVLANLRAAGERV, via the coding sequence ATGTCACGCGTATGCCAGGTCACGGGGAAACGGCCCATGTCGGGGAACACCGTTTCGCACGCGCATAACAAGCGTCGGCGCCGTTTCCTGCCCAACCTCCACACGCACCGCTTCTGGGTGGAAAGCGAAAAGCGCTATGTAAAGCTGCGTGTTTCGCGCAAGGGAATGAAGATCATCGACCGCGACGGCATCGAGACGGTGCTGGCGAATCTGCGCGCGGCAGGCGAGCGCGTTTAA